The proteins below come from a single Prolixibacter sp. NT017 genomic window:
- the gltA gene encoding NADPH-dependent glutamate synthase — translation MGLDSLYLKQEREAEWRAELRRQTKNKDRMLIERVSMPELEPEVRVNYQDREVNSGLTREMAMQEAVRCMDCANPTCIEGCPVSINIPKFIKNIERGEIQQAASVLKETSALPAVCGRVCPQEKQCEAQCFYVQKLNKPAVAIGHLERFAADFERESGEMSVPETAKSNGIKVATVGSGPAALSFAGDMVKKGYDVTVFEALHEIGGVLKYGIPEFRLPNKIVDKELENLQKMGVHFETNFIVGRTASFDDLKEQGFQAFFIGSGAGLPRFMSIPGENYNGILSSNEYLTRVNLMGAQYEETDTPVLHGKRVAVIGGGNTAMDSVRTALRLGAEKAMIVYRRSEEEMPARIEEIKHAKEEGVEFHNLCNPLEYYGDEKGRVSGMKLIRMQLGEPDASGRRRPVPMEGSEFEMEVDLVIVAVGVSPNPLVPSSLKELKVTKWGTIVVDETKMQSSIPEMFAGGDIVRGGATVILAMGDGRRAAEKMDHFLKEKYAVN, via the coding sequence ATGGGACTCGATTCATTATACCTAAAACAGGAACGCGAAGCCGAATGGCGCGCGGAACTGAGAAGACAAACAAAGAATAAGGACCGTATGCTGATTGAACGGGTCTCCATGCCTGAGCTGGAGCCTGAGGTCCGGGTAAATTACCAGGACCGGGAAGTCAATAGTGGCCTGACCCGCGAAATGGCCATGCAGGAAGCCGTTCGTTGCATGGATTGTGCGAATCCAACCTGCATTGAAGGTTGCCCGGTGAGCATCAACATTCCGAAATTCATTAAAAATATTGAGCGTGGCGAAATTCAGCAGGCAGCGTCTGTGTTGAAAGAAACCAGCGCATTGCCGGCTGTTTGTGGTCGCGTTTGTCCGCAGGAGAAACAGTGCGAAGCACAGTGTTTCTACGTTCAGAAACTGAACAAACCAGCAGTGGCCATTGGTCACCTGGAACGTTTTGCTGCCGATTTTGAGCGTGAGAGCGGAGAGATGAGCGTTCCGGAAACAGCGAAATCAAATGGAATTAAAGTCGCTACCGTTGGCTCTGGTCCGGCGGCACTTTCGTTTGCCGGCGACATGGTTAAAAAGGGGTACGATGTCACTGTTTTTGAGGCGTTGCACGAAATTGGCGGCGTGTTGAAATATGGTATTCCTGAATTCCGGTTGCCGAATAAAATCGTCGATAAGGAATTGGAGAACCTGCAAAAGATGGGCGTTCATTTCGAGACCAACTTTATTGTGGGAAGAACGGCCTCTTTCGATGATTTGAAAGAGCAGGGATTCCAGGCGTTTTTCATCGGAAGCGGAGCGGGTTTGCCGCGTTTTATGAGCATTCCCGGAGAAAATTATAACGGCATTCTTTCATCGAATGAGTATCTGACCCGCGTAAATTTGATGGGAGCTCAGTACGAAGAAACCGATACGCCGGTTCTGCACGGAAAGCGTGTAGCCGTAATTGGTGGCGGAAATACTGCCATGGACTCAGTTCGTACCGCTTTACGACTGGGTGCTGAAAAGGCGATGATTGTGTATCGTCGTTCGGAAGAGGAAATGCCGGCCCGTATCGAAGAAATAAAACATGCGAAGGAAGAGGGCGTGGAGTTCCACAATCTTTGTAACCCGCTGGAATATTATGGCGACGAAAAAGGACGTGTCAGTGGGATGAAGCTAATCCGGATGCAACTGGGAGAACCTGATGCTTCAGGGCGCCGTCGTCCGGTGCCAATGGAAGGTTCGGAATTTGAGATGGAAGTGGATTTAGTGATTGTGGCAGTCGGCGTTTCGCCAAATCCTTTAGTACCTTCGAGTTTGAAAGAGTTGAAAGTAACCAAATGGGGAACCATCGTGGTCGATGAAACGAAGATGCAGTCATCCATCCCGGAAATGTTTGCGGGTGGTGATATCGTTCGTGGTGGTGCAACCGTGATTCTAGCCATGGGAGATGGCCGTCGGGCTGCTGAAAAGATGGACCATTTTCTCAAGGAAAAATATGCTGTGAATTAA
- a CDS encoding translation initiation factor — protein sequence MGKNKKKNDRYGIVYSTDDQFDYEYNEQEEEETLPPSQQNLKIMLDRKQRKGKEVTLITGFVGAEDDLKALGKQLKSKCGVGGSVKNGEILLQGDFRDKAMQLLTNEGYKVKKAGG from the coding sequence ATGGGAAAAAACAAGAAAAAGAATGACCGGTACGGAATCGTCTATTCGACCGATGACCAGTTTGACTACGAATACAACGAGCAGGAAGAGGAAGAAACATTGCCGCCCTCGCAGCAGAATCTGAAAATCATGCTCGACAGAAAACAGCGAAAAGGAAAAGAGGTAACGCTCATCACCGGATTTGTCGGTGCCGAAGACGACCTGAAAGCGCTGGGAAAACAGTTGAAAAGCAAGTGTGGAGTTGGAGGATCGGTGAAAAACGGTGAAATTCTGCTCCAGGGTGATTTCCGCGATAAAGCCATGCAACTTCTGACCAACGAAGGTTACAAAGTGAAGAAAGCCGGCGGTTGA
- a CDS encoding dihydroorotate dehydrogenase-like protein, whose product MPDLSVSYLGLELKSPIIAGSSGLTNSIESLREIEKAGAGAVVLKSVFEEEIYLEYAEEMKKLGPMDNNLEFLDYYDYEIREGNLKRYIQLVSDAKKALSIPVIASINCVSNQEWSFFAKKLEEAGADAIELNMFIRPSDLSQNSRENESIYFDVATRVASNIKIPLSLKISPYFSNLGGMIRDLSFAEISGLVLFNKFYSPDIDVEDEKMISADVFSTDSDYTLPLRWIGIMAKRVNCDLAASTGVHDWKTVVRMLLAGASVVQVVSALYIDKVSVIKDFNQGLSDWMERHNYASVEDFKGKLSLGNDVDPAAYMRVQFMRNFGEHD is encoded by the coding sequence ATGCCTGATCTTTCTGTTTCATATCTTGGATTGGAATTAAAAAGCCCCATAATCGCTGGGAGTAGCGGATTAACCAATTCCATCGAAAGTCTTCGGGAAATTGAAAAAGCCGGGGCAGGAGCTGTCGTGCTCAAGTCGGTTTTCGAGGAAGAAATTTACCTCGAGTATGCCGAAGAGATGAAAAAGCTGGGGCCGATGGATAACAACCTCGAGTTTTTGGATTATTACGACTACGAAATCCGTGAGGGAAATCTGAAGCGTTACATCCAGCTGGTTTCCGATGCAAAGAAAGCACTGTCCATACCGGTAATTGCCAGTATCAACTGCGTCTCAAACCAGGAGTGGTCATTCTTTGCCAAAAAACTGGAAGAGGCCGGTGCCGATGCTATCGAACTGAATATGTTCATCCGGCCTTCCGACCTTTCGCAAAACAGCCGCGAGAATGAAAGCATCTATTTTGATGTGGCCACCCGTGTTGCTTCGAATATTAAAATCCCGCTTTCGCTGAAAATCAGTCCGTACTTCTCGAACCTCGGAGGGATGATTCGCGACTTGTCGTTTGCCGAAATCAGTGGACTGGTGCTATTCAACAAGTTCTACAGTCCGGACATCGATGTGGAAGACGAGAAAATGATCAGTGCCGATGTATTCTCAACCGATTCGGATTATACACTGCCACTCAGGTGGATTGGCATCATGGCCAAACGCGTTAATTGCGATTTGGCTGCTTCAACCGGAGTGCACGACTGGAAAACGGTCGTCCGGATGTTGCTGGCAGGTGCTTCAGTGGTACAGGTAGTCTCAGCATTGTATATTGACAAAGTGAGCGTTATCAAAGATTTTAACCAGGGACTTTCCGACTGGATGGAGCGTCACAACTATGCTTCGGTCGAGGATTTCAAAGGTAAGTTGAGCCTGGGGAATGATGTCGATCCGGCTGCTTATATGCGCGTTCAGTTCATGCGTAACTTTGGCGAGCACGATTAA
- a CDS encoding MTH1187 family thiamine-binding protein translates to MMNKQINLALQVLPRAEDKDTYALVDEAIKIIEESGVKYRVCPFETVMEGDFDQLMDVVKKVHEACYAAGAENMLAYVKIQSNAETPVTIEDKMAKYDGA, encoded by the coding sequence ATGATGAACAAGCAGATTAACTTAGCTCTGCAGGTATTGCCGCGGGCAGAGGACAAAGATACTTACGCGCTGGTGGACGAAGCGATAAAGATTATTGAAGAATCGGGTGTAAAATACCGTGTTTGTCCCTTCGAAACGGTTATGGAGGGTGATTTCGACCAATTGATGGATGTCGTTAAAAAAGTGCATGAGGCTTGCTATGCCGCTGGCGCGGAAAATATGCTCGCGTACGTGAAAATCCAAAGCAACGCCGAAACACCGGTCACGATAGAAGACAAAATGGCCAAATACGACGGTGCATAA
- a CDS encoding sulfide/dihydroorotate dehydrogenase-like FAD/NAD-binding protein, translated as MNKVVKKEFFSEKVVRLVVEAPLIARSRKAGNFVILRVGEKGERIPLTIASADAEKGTIDLVAQVVGVSTSKLADLEPGDYITDLVGPLGKPTHIENVGTILAAGGGVGVAPLLPIVEAFKKAGNRVITVLAARSKDLIILEDQMRQWSDELIVMTDDGSHGRKGLVTAGMEEILQREEVNECIVIGPAIMMKFAALLTEKYNVPTQASLNSIMVDGTGMCGACRVSVGGKTRFTCVDGPEFDAHHIDFDEMLMRLGGYREEEKEALELYHLQHKLVEK; from the coding sequence ATGAATAAAGTTGTAAAAAAGGAGTTTTTCTCGGAAAAGGTTGTCAGATTGGTTGTTGAAGCCCCTCTGATTGCCCGTTCCAGGAAAGCAGGAAATTTCGTTATTCTCCGTGTGGGAGAAAAAGGTGAGCGGATTCCGTTAACGATTGCATCGGCGGATGCTGAAAAAGGAACCATCGACCTAGTTGCACAGGTGGTTGGGGTAAGTACCTCAAAGCTGGCTGATTTAGAGCCGGGCGATTACATTACCGACTTGGTTGGCCCGCTTGGAAAGCCAACACACATCGAAAACGTAGGAACAATATTGGCTGCAGGTGGCGGCGTGGGTGTTGCTCCGTTGCTTCCCATTGTAGAGGCATTTAAGAAAGCCGGGAACCGTGTAATTACGGTTTTGGCTGCCCGAAGCAAGGATTTAATTATTCTGGAAGACCAAATGCGCCAGTGGTCCGATGAACTCATCGTGATGACGGATGATGGTTCTCACGGAAGAAAAGGTTTGGTAACTGCTGGAATGGAAGAGATTCTTCAACGTGAAGAGGTGAACGAGTGCATTGTCATCGGGCCCGCTATCATGATGAAGTTTGCAGCTTTACTAACAGAAAAATATAACGTGCCAACGCAGGCCAGTCTCAATTCTATCATGGTTGACGGTACCGGAATGTGTGGTGCCTGTCGTGTATCGGTTGGAGGGAAGACACGTTTCACTTGCGTGGATGGTCCTGAATTTGACGCTCATCACATCGATTTTGACGAGATGCTGATGCGCCTTGGCGGCTATCGCGAAGAAGAGAAAGAAGCATTGGAACTTTATCATTTACAGCACAAATTGGTCGAAAAGTAA
- a CDS encoding DEAD/DEAH box helicase, producing the protein MSLQFIIAITEHRNLGYVLAPYLVEKKGQNTFYSVVKKIHCHNLDDGDYAYSPTEKKLVSLMEKYSNENLLERFGNRGGLNDFFKHIDLDTFTKQVVPYIEKQILKCLDLLKEDSIPLYRKESKYSNLYEEDRIELCYRDTSAVFNFERLEHETRYYLTIRYHDQEISLQHRNVILLTNHPCRLLYQGKLYFFDNLAGNKLLPFFEKNYVSIPRSVEDKYYRTFVLSTIRHHQVHAKGFDIVEGNPEKKAILSLEEDQRKNPRLMLKFRYNQRDFPYIDKEMQAVYLRKQNGNYTFYKFERDKSWEKDLLKSLRKMGLVKTSSGLHPEGISDVTSSEYFYSLINWLNNHQQELEEAGIELEQHNLDRKYYTGSHTLNIEISDESDWFDIYAYVNFGEFRFPFVRLKKNILNGVREFQLPNGEIAVLPEEWFARYRDIFTLSEADTEHLKLRKHHFPVLENNLNGVHKKYLKKFETLTQEQPEAPEVPQKLNALLRSYQEEGFGWMYHLHQHHFGGCLADDMGLGKTVQTLALLVKTQRKVNGYPTLFDQVEDDNNGKNRQFSKHHQPASLIVLPTSLVHNWEDEILKFAPTLRYYKYIGARRRHKINMQDLIHQHDVILTTYGTVRNDREFLKQYQFYYLILDEGQYIKNSGSKTYRAINDMNASHRLVLTGTPIENSLSDLWSQINFLNRGLLGSLAWFKREFISPIERKNDEEAQKKLQQLIQPFILRRTKEQVARDLPPLSELIRYVDMTPEQKKAYEAEKSSIRNNILSNIEEISLEKSAFVVLQGLIRLRQLANHPAMIEDNQHIESEKFNEILRMLSILVAEKHKILIFSSFVRQLKLLSKEFETNGWNYSLLTGQTRDRKKVIDDFQNNPDNNIFLISLKAGGVGLNLTSADYVFIVDPWWNPAAEMQAVNRAHRIGQDKKVFVYRFITEGTIEEKIQKLKEKKSSLAEKFINSNNPFRSVSKDELMHLFED; encoded by the coding sequence GTGAGTCTACAGTTCATTATTGCCATCACAGAACACCGGAACCTGGGTTATGTTCTTGCCCCTTATTTGGTTGAGAAGAAAGGGCAGAACACATTCTATTCTGTCGTAAAGAAAATCCACTGCCACAACCTCGATGACGGAGATTATGCCTACTCTCCTACCGAGAAGAAACTGGTCAGCCTAATGGAGAAATACAGCAACGAAAACTTGCTGGAACGATTCGGTAACCGAGGCGGACTGAATGATTTCTTCAAACACATCGACCTGGATACGTTCACCAAACAGGTGGTTCCGTACATCGAAAAGCAAATTCTCAAGTGCCTCGATTTGCTGAAAGAGGATTCCATCCCCTTGTATCGGAAGGAGTCCAAATACAGCAATCTATATGAAGAGGATCGTATAGAGCTTTGCTACCGCGACACCAGTGCTGTTTTCAATTTCGAACGGCTTGAGCACGAAACCCGCTATTATTTGACCATCCGGTACCACGATCAGGAAATTTCGCTGCAACACCGCAACGTGATTCTGCTGACTAACCATCCTTGCCGGTTGCTTTACCAGGGGAAGCTGTATTTTTTCGACAACCTGGCCGGAAATAAGCTGCTTCCTTTCTTCGAGAAAAACTACGTCAGCATTCCGCGCAGTGTGGAAGACAAGTACTACCGAACGTTTGTCCTCAGCACCATTCGTCATCACCAGGTTCACGCCAAGGGTTTTGACATTGTGGAAGGAAATCCGGAAAAGAAAGCCATACTTTCGTTAGAGGAAGACCAGCGAAAGAATCCGCGCCTGATGCTTAAATTCAGGTATAATCAGCGCGATTTTCCTTATATAGACAAGGAGATGCAGGCTGTTTATCTGCGTAAGCAGAACGGGAATTACACTTTTTACAAATTCGAGAGAGACAAGAGTTGGGAGAAAGATTTACTGAAGTCGCTCCGGAAAATGGGATTGGTCAAGACGTCTTCCGGACTTCATCCAGAAGGAATTTCGGATGTTACGAGTAGCGAGTACTTCTACTCATTGATCAACTGGCTGAATAATCATCAGCAGGAGCTGGAAGAAGCGGGTATTGAACTGGAACAGCACAACCTCGACCGTAAATACTACACCGGAAGTCATACTCTCAACATCGAGATAAGTGACGAAAGCGACTGGTTCGACATTTACGCTTATGTCAATTTTGGTGAGTTTCGTTTCCCTTTTGTCCGACTGAAAAAGAATATCCTCAACGGGGTCCGGGAATTTCAATTGCCTAACGGCGAAATTGCTGTTCTTCCGGAAGAGTGGTTCGCCCGCTACCGCGATATTTTCACTCTTTCGGAAGCGGACACAGAACATCTGAAGCTGAGAAAACACCATTTCCCGGTACTGGAAAACAACCTGAACGGCGTCCATAAAAAATACCTGAAGAAGTTTGAAACACTGACTCAGGAACAACCGGAAGCTCCGGAGGTGCCACAAAAGCTCAATGCCCTGCTTCGCTCATACCAGGAAGAAGGTTTCGGTTGGATGTACCATCTTCATCAGCACCATTTTGGCGGTTGCCTGGCGGATGATATGGGATTGGGAAAAACGGTGCAGACGCTGGCATTGCTCGTAAAAACACAACGCAAAGTCAACGGATATCCTACGCTATTCGACCAGGTTGAAGATGACAACAACGGAAAAAACCGGCAGTTTTCGAAGCATCATCAACCAGCCAGTTTGATTGTGCTGCCGACTTCCCTTGTTCATAACTGGGAAGATGAGATTTTGAAGTTTGCACCAACGCTCAGGTACTATAAATATATAGGTGCGCGCCGCCGGCATAAAATCAACATGCAGGATCTTATTCACCAGCATGACGTGATTCTGACCACCTACGGAACAGTGCGCAACGATCGGGAATTCCTGAAGCAATACCAGTTTTATTACCTCATTCTCGACGAAGGGCAATACATTAAAAATTCGGGCTCGAAAACCTACCGGGCCATTAATGACATGAATGCTTCGCACCGGTTAGTGCTGACCGGGACGCCCATCGAGAATTCGCTTTCCGATTTATGGTCGCAAATCAATTTTCTGAATAGAGGACTACTCGGAAGCCTGGCCTGGTTTAAACGCGAATTCATCTCTCCTATTGAGCGGAAAAACGATGAAGAAGCACAAAAAAAACTACAGCAACTCATTCAACCTTTCATCCTGCGGCGAACGAAAGAGCAAGTAGCCCGTGATCTTCCGCCTTTAAGCGAATTAATCCGGTATGTAGATATGACGCCGGAGCAGAAAAAAGCGTATGAGGCTGAAAAGTCTTCCATCCGGAACAACATCCTTTCGAATATCGAGGAAATCAGCCTCGAAAAGTCGGCTTTTGTGGTGCTACAGGGCCTCATCCGATTGCGACAACTGGCCAATCATCCGGCGATGATTGAGGACAACCAGCACATCGAATCGGAAAAATTCAACGAAATTTTGCGTATGCTCAGCATCTTGGTTGCGGAGAAACACAAAATTCTCATCTTCTCCTCCTTCGTCAGACAATTGAAATTGCTGTCCAAAGAATTTGAAACGAATGGCTGGAACTACAGCCTGCTGACAGGGCAAACCCGCGACCGCAAAAAGGTGATCGACGATTTCCAAAATAACCCAGACAACAATATCTTTCTTATTTCACTAAAAGCAGGCGGCGTTGGCCTGAATCTGACCTCAGCGGATTATGTTTTCATTGTCGACCCGTGGTGGAACCCGGCAGCTGAAATGCAGGCTGTGAATCGCGCTCACCGCATCGGACAGGACAAGAAAGTATTTGTGTACCGCTTTATCACCGAAGGAACCATTGAAGAGAAGATTCAAAAGCTGAAAGAAAAGAAATCGTCGCTGGCCGAGAAATTCATCAATTCCAACAACCCGTTCCGTTCTGTCTCCAAAGACGAACTCATGCACCTCTTCGAAGACTAA
- a CDS encoding TraR/DksA C4-type zinc finger protein, translating into MTKEDREKLRETMTTKVAGLKEELLDLKELTRPEAPDCAIGRVSRMDAINNRSVNEAAMRKKQLKLSKLEEALEKIDSPDFGKCTRCAQEIPWGRIAIMPESTLCIRCASR; encoded by the coding sequence ATGACGAAAGAAGATCGGGAAAAATTGCGGGAAACCATGACGACAAAAGTGGCCGGACTAAAGGAAGAGCTGCTTGATTTAAAAGAGCTGACACGCCCGGAGGCTCCGGATTGTGCCATTGGACGAGTCAGCCGGATGGACGCAATTAATAACCGTAGCGTGAACGAAGCTGCCATGCGGAAAAAGCAATTAAAGCTGTCGAAACTCGAAGAGGCTTTGGAGAAAATCGATTCTCCCGACTTCGGGAAGTGTACCCGCTGTGCCCAGGAAATTCCTTGGGGACGTATCGCTATCATGCCCGAATCGACATTGTGTATCCGGTGTGCATCGCGTTAA
- a CDS encoding LysM peptidoglycan-binding domain-containing protein produces MKTRISRFTIVFTFLFALTVIPTVAQVKISSETVVIGGKKYLLHTVEKGQTLYSISQSYGVSQTEIADENPSVKDGLSIGEILRIPVGKMQKSESRKEKRRRRHKTREKQHALPPSADFFFHPVKPQETVYSISRQYGVDVQTIYKYNPEAKKELLVGEVLRIPRQTQPTTETQQAPQENDNYIYHKVEKGETLYSISKEYNRKISEIVKANPGAAQSLETGSMLRIPKQASTQPTQLVPMASGKYFTYRVETGETYFSLKQRFGVSQDELVKLNPQLFDGLNAGLVIRIPEKQVASTKVVPIDKNLFQYHTVTKGETLYGLSHQYNVKISQLKELNPVLKLRGPVVGEQLLIPKPGVPEELKENLTDEIKSNVPVQTPAYEVEPNPAAPKAECMGMSWSGNEPIKIGLFLPLYLEANDTINYIRMTPDEIQKQIDEQKAAGIDDPVVDSVKVRDHKIVYEPSVNFLDFYEGVLLALDTLKQQGIKTELYVYDTNQDTSVIRQLVQRPEFLSLNLIIGPVYPKCQKLVSELSAKNRIPMVSPLASNGGLADKNPYYFQINPDKMYRLKATADYLGDDYFNKNFIVMQMGNNAHLDESQLVDWVRNKFFATGYYDQTPSVLFHEFDFREGGYYGLIHLLEPNKDNVVIVPMTREADVSVAVTNLNTAAKKYNITLVGLSEFSRYRSIETDYLHNLKLHYLTPYYIDYRDKGVVRFIERYRNNFYDEPNQFSFQGYDITNYFVNAIQKFGTNFAQCLPYLNVHLLQGDYNFQKVSDFGGYMNHTLYIMKYTRDYHVKAVGKVGDLPLLISGQPEEMQPDSTNQQNNVITFPGNRN; encoded by the coding sequence ATGAAGACCAGAATAAGCCGTTTTACCATAGTTTTCACTTTTTTGTTTGCGCTGACGGTAATCCCGACAGTAGCTCAGGTCAAAATTTCATCCGAGACTGTTGTCATAGGCGGGAAAAAATACCTGTTGCATACCGTTGAAAAAGGGCAGACCTTGTATTCGATTTCTCAATCGTACGGAGTATCGCAAACCGAAATTGCGGATGAAAATCCGTCAGTAAAGGATGGACTTTCGATTGGTGAAATCCTGCGAATTCCAGTGGGGAAGATGCAAAAAAGTGAATCGAGGAAAGAAAAAAGACGACGCCGACATAAAACACGCGAGAAGCAGCACGCTTTGCCACCTTCGGCTGATTTCTTTTTCCATCCGGTGAAACCGCAGGAAACCGTTTACTCCATCTCCCGTCAGTATGGTGTGGACGTTCAAACCATCTACAAATACAATCCGGAAGCAAAGAAAGAATTGCTGGTAGGCGAAGTTTTGCGCATTCCGCGGCAAACGCAACCGACAACGGAAACGCAGCAAGCGCCCCAGGAAAATGACAACTATATTTACCACAAAGTGGAGAAAGGGGAAACACTCTATTCCATTTCGAAAGAGTATAACCGGAAGATTAGTGAAATCGTGAAAGCGAATCCGGGGGCAGCTCAGTCACTCGAAACCGGAAGTATGCTGAGAATTCCCAAACAGGCTTCCACTCAACCTACCCAATTGGTTCCAATGGCATCAGGGAAATATTTTACCTACCGCGTGGAAACGGGCGAAACCTACTTCAGTTTGAAACAGCGTTTTGGTGTATCGCAGGATGAGTTGGTAAAATTGAATCCGCAATTATTTGATGGGTTGAATGCCGGTCTCGTAATTCGAATTCCGGAGAAGCAGGTGGCTTCAACGAAAGTTGTTCCTATTGATAAGAATTTATTTCAATATCATACGGTTACCAAAGGCGAAACGCTTTACGGACTTTCGCATCAGTATAATGTAAAAATCAGTCAGCTAAAAGAGCTGAATCCCGTGTTGAAATTGCGTGGACCGGTAGTTGGCGAGCAGTTGCTGATTCCCAAACCCGGTGTCCCGGAAGAATTGAAGGAAAATCTTACGGATGAAATTAAATCGAACGTTCCGGTTCAAACGCCAGCATACGAAGTCGAGCCTAATCCGGCTGCGCCCAAAGCTGAATGTATGGGAATGAGCTGGTCGGGTAACGAGCCGATTAAAATTGGATTGTTCCTACCGTTGTATCTCGAAGCAAATGACACGATCAATTATATCCGGATGACACCGGACGAAATCCAGAAGCAGATTGACGAACAAAAGGCTGCCGGAATTGATGACCCGGTTGTTGATTCGGTGAAGGTGAGAGACCACAAGATTGTGTACGAGCCATCGGTTAATTTCCTCGATTTTTACGAAGGAGTTTTACTGGCACTGGATACGTTGAAACAACAAGGAATCAAAACGGAATTGTATGTATACGATACAAACCAGGATACGAGTGTAATCCGGCAATTGGTTCAACGTCCCGAGTTCTTGTCGCTGAATTTGATTATTGGTCCGGTGTATCCAAAATGCCAGAAACTGGTCTCGGAACTTTCGGCTAAAAACCGGATTCCGATGGTTTCTCCGCTGGCGTCCAACGGAGGGCTTGCTGACAAGAATCCATATTATTTTCAAATTAACCCGGACAAGATGTACCGTTTGAAAGCAACGGCTGATTATCTGGGCGACGATTACTTTAACAAGAATTTCATCGTGATGCAGATGGGCAATAATGCGCATCTCGATGAGTCGCAACTGGTGGATTGGGTGCGGAACAAATTCTTCGCAACCGGCTATTACGACCAGACACCATCGGTACTGTTCCACGAATTCGATTTCCGCGAAGGCGGCTACTACGGACTGATTCATCTGCTTGAGCCGAACAAGGATAACGTGGTGATTGTGCCGATGACTCGTGAAGCCGACGTGAGTGTGGCAGTAACAAACTTGAATACAGCGGCCAAGAAATATAACATTACGCTGGTCGGCCTTTCGGAATTTTCACGTTACCGGAGTATTGAAACCGATTATCTGCATAACCTGAAGTTGCATTACCTGACGCCTTATTATATCGACTATCGTGATAAGGGGGTTGTAAGGTTTATTGAGCGTTATCGGAATAATTTTTACGATGAGCCTAATCAGTTCAGTTTCCAGGGATACGATATCACGAATTATTTTGTGAATGCTATTCAGAAATTCGGAACCAACTTTGCTCAATGCCTCCCATATCTGAATGTGCACTTGCTGCAAGGCGATTACAACTTCCAGAAGGTGTCAGATTTTGGCGGATACATGAACCATACGCTGTATATCATGAAATATACGCGCGACTACCATGTGAAGGCCGTTGGAAAAGTAGGTGATTTGCCGTTGTTGATTTCAGGACAACCGGAAGAGATGCAACCCGACAGTACGAATCAACAGAACAATGTTATTACGTTTCCGGGCAACCGGAATTAG